The following coding sequences are from one Kwoniella bestiolae CBS 10118 chromosome 2, complete sequence window:
- a CDS encoding GTP-binding protein YchF — translation MAPKKKVEEPKKVILGRPSNNLQIGIVGVPNVGKSSFFNTLSQTDLGKAANFPYATIDPEEARIPVPDERFDWLCQLYKPVSKVPAFLTCVDIAGLTAGASTGAGLGNAFLSHVRSVDGIFQVVRAFDDAEVIHVEGDVDPCRDMQIISTELRLKDIEWVEKGLELAKKNARSAGGVSLADKAKKEEVAIVEKILKHLVEDNKDVRKGNWSNKEVEVINGLNLLTAKPITYLVNLSERDFVRKKNKWLPKIKAWIDENNPGDSLIPFSVALEERLVRMTDEEKVAEAEALGLGKNASALGKITTSGYASLDLIRYFTGGPDEVRAWTIRKGTKAPAAAGVIHSDFENKFICGEIMAYDDLKEYGTEAGVKAAGKLRQQGKPYEVVDGDICYWKAGQ, via the exons ATGGCtcccaagaagaaggtcgaAGAACCCAAAAAGGTCATCCTTGGTAGACCAAGTAACAACTTGCAG ATCGGTATTGTCGGTGTGCCAAACGTCGGTAAATCCTCAttcttcaacaccctctcTCAAACGGATTTGGGTAAAGCTGCCAATTTCCCATATGCCACcat CGACCCAGAAGAAGCCCGTATCCCCGTCCCAGACGAGCGATTCGACTGGCTCTGTCAGCTGTACAAACCCGTATCCAAAGTACCCGCCTTCCTCACCTGTGTAGATATCGCTGGTCTCACGGCTGGTGCCTCGACGGGTGCAGGTCTAGGAAACGCTTTCTTGTCCCACGTCAGATCCGTCGACGGTATCTTCCAGGTCGTCCGAGCGTTCGACGATGCGGAAGTTATCCACGTCGAAGGTGATGTTGATCCCTGCAGGGATATGCAGATCATCTCGACcgagttgaggttgaaggatatcGAGTGGGTAGAGAAGGGATTGGAGCTTGCCAAGAAGAATGCTAGGTCTGCTGGTGGTGTCAGTTTGGCCGATAAGgccaagaaggaggaggtt GCTATCGTCGAAAAAATCTTGAAACATCTTGTTGAGGATAACAAGGACGTACGAAAAGGTAACTGGTCGAACAAGGAG GTCGAAGTCATCAACGGCTTGAACCTCCTTACTgccaaacccatcacctACCTCGTTAACCTGTCCGAGCGAGACTTCgtaaggaagaagaacaagtgGTTACccaagatcaaagcttgGATAGATGAGAACAACCCCGGAGACTccctcatcccattctcgGTAGCTTTGGAAGAGCGACTAGTCAGGATGacagatgaggagaaggtcgCCGAGGCTGAGGCTCTCGGGTTGGGTAAGAACGCCAGTGCTTTGGGTAAGATCACGACGTCGGGTTATGCCAGTTTAGATTTGATTAGGTATTTCACTG GAGGTCCTGATGAAGTGCGAGCATGGACAATCCGGAAAGGAACCAAAGCCCCCGCAGCAGCCGGTGTCATCCA CTCCGACTTCGAAAACAAATTCATCTGCGGTGAAATCATGGCGTACGATGATCTCAAAGAGTACGGTACGGAAGCCGGTGTCAAGGCTGCTGGTAAGCTTAGACAACAAGGTAAACCTTAcgaggtggtcgatggggataTCTGTTACTGGAAGGCTGGTCAATAG